Proteins from one Nitrobacteraceae bacterium AZCC 2146 genomic window:
- a CDS encoding oxalyl-CoA decarboxylase (product_source=KO:K01577; cath_funfam=3.40.50.1220,3.40.50.970; cog=COG0028; ko=KO:K01577; pfam=PF00205,PF02775,PF02776; superfamily=52467,52518; tigrfam=TIGR03254), producing the protein MTAVVQSIANAADTEQELTDGFHLVIDALKLNGLNTIYGVPGIPITDFGRMAQAEGIRVLSFRHEQAAGYAASIAGYLTKKPGVCLTVSAPGFLNGLTALAHATTNCFPMILISGSSEREIVDLQQGDYEEMDQLAIAKPLCKAAFRVLHAADIGIGLARAIRAAVSGRPGGVYLDLPAKLFGQVMNAEAGRKSLVKVIDAAPAQIPAPDSIKRALDALKSAKKPLIILGKGAAYAQADDAVKALVETSGIPFLPMSMAKGLLPDTHPQCAGAARSTVLKDSDVVMLIGARLNWLLSHGKGKSWGDAPKKFIQIDIEPKEMDSNVEIVAPVVGDIGSCVAALLNGMGKDWQKAPSDWANAVTKKREENVAKMAPRLMNNNSPMDYHGALGVLRTIIKERPDAMLVNEGANTLDLARGIVDMYQPRKRIDVGTWGIMGIGMGYCIAAAIETGKPVLAIEGDSAFGFSGMEIETICRYNLPVCIVVFNNDGIYRGTDVNPTGGPDVAPTVFVKGSRYDKMMEAFGGVGINATSPDELKRAVNAAMDSGKPTLINAVIDPAAGSESGRIGNLNPQSVLKKKK; encoded by the coding sequence ATGACCGCAGTAGTACAGAGCATCGCCAATGCAGCCGACACCGAGCAGGAACTGACGGACGGCTTTCACCTCGTCATCGACGCGCTGAAGCTCAACGGCCTCAACACGATCTATGGCGTGCCGGGTATTCCGATCACCGACTTCGGCCGCATGGCGCAGGCCGAGGGCATTCGCGTGCTCTCCTTCCGTCACGAGCAGGCTGCCGGTTACGCGGCATCGATCGCCGGCTACCTCACCAAGAAACCCGGCGTCTGCCTGACCGTATCGGCCCCCGGTTTTCTCAACGGTCTCACCGCCCTCGCCCATGCCACCACCAACTGCTTCCCGATGATCCTGATTTCCGGCTCGTCCGAGCGCGAGATCGTCGATCTGCAGCAGGGTGACTATGAGGAGATGGATCAGCTCGCCATCGCGAAACCGCTGTGCAAGGCGGCATTCCGCGTGCTGCACGCCGCCGACATCGGCATCGGCCTGGCCCGCGCGATCCGCGCCGCAGTGTCCGGCCGTCCGGGTGGCGTTTATCTCGATCTGCCCGCCAAGCTGTTCGGTCAGGTGATGAATGCCGAAGCCGGCCGCAAGTCGCTCGTCAAGGTGATCGATGCCGCACCGGCACAGATCCCGGCGCCGGATTCGATCAAGCGCGCGCTCGACGCGCTGAAGTCGGCCAAAAAGCCGCTGATCATTCTCGGCAAGGGCGCCGCCTATGCGCAGGCCGACGATGCCGTCAAAGCGCTGGTCGAAACCTCGGGCATTCCGTTCCTGCCCATGAGCATGGCGAAGGGCTTGTTGCCCGACACCCATCCGCAATGCGCGGGTGCTGCGCGCTCCACCGTGTTGAAGGATTCCGACGTCGTGATGCTGATCGGCGCCCGCCTGAACTGGCTGCTGTCGCACGGCAAAGGCAAGAGCTGGGGCGACGCACCGAAGAAGTTCATCCAGATCGACATCGAGCCGAAGGAAATGGATTCCAACGTCGAGATCGTCGCGCCCGTCGTCGGCGACATCGGTTCCTGCGTCGCCGCTCTGCTGAATGGCATGGGCAAGGACTGGCAGAAGGCGCCATCGGATTGGGCCAATGCCGTCACCAAGAAGCGCGAAGAGAACGTTGCCAAGATGGCGCCGCGCCTGATGAACAACAACTCGCCGATGGATTATCACGGCGCGCTCGGCGTGCTGCGCACCATCATCAAGGAGCGTCCGGATGCCATGCTGGTCAACGAAGGTGCCAACACGCTGGATCTCGCGCGTGGCATCGTCGACATGTATCAGCCGCGCAAGCGCATCGATGTCGGCACCTGGGGCATCATGGGCATCGGCATGGGCTATTGCATCGCCGCAGCGATCGAGACCGGCAAGCCGGTGCTGGCGATCGAAGGCGACAGCGCGTTCGGCTTCTCCGGCATGGAGATCGAAACCATCTGCCGCTACAACCTTCCTGTCTGCATCGTCGTCTTCAACAATGACGGTATCTATCGCGGCACCGACGTCAACCCGACCGGCGGCCCCGACGTGGCGCCCACGGTGTTCGTCAAGGGCTCGCGCTACGACAAGATGATGGAAGCCTTCGGCGGCGTCGGCATCAACGCGACCTCGCCCGACGAACTCAAGCGCGCCGTCAATGCGGCGATGGACTCCGGCAAGCCGACCCTCATCAACGCGGTGATCGATCCGGCCGCCGGCAGCGAAAGCGGCCGCATCGGCAACCTCAATCCGCAAAGCGTGCTGAAAAAGAAGAAGTAA
- a CDS encoding DNA-binding GntR family transcriptional regulator (product_source=COG1802; cath_funfam=1.10.10.10,1.20.120.530; cog=COG1802; pfam=PF00392,PF07729; smart=SM00895; superfamily=46785,48008): MTARKPTKASPTMAEADIAIVRIAPETSFKNKAYDALKEAILKMDIYTTAEPVMLDERALSERLGVSRTPIREAIAMLEQDGFVKTMPRRGIVVVRRTKTEIVDMIRAWAALESMAARLITTTARKKDISALRDFFKDFNKDRLPQDHVEEYSKANIAFHQALISLSESQVLVDMTNDILLHVRGYRQLTIGRTDRTATSLPEHMAIIEALEERNTELAEKRARDHTLGLAAYVEAHGKELFT, encoded by the coding sequence ATGACTGCACGAAAACCAACCAAGGCGTCGCCCACTATGGCTGAGGCAGATATTGCGATTGTCCGGATCGCGCCGGAGACCAGCTTCAAGAACAAGGCCTATGACGCCTTGAAAGAAGCGATTCTCAAGATGGATATCTACACCACAGCCGAACCGGTGATGCTCGACGAGCGCGCGCTGTCGGAACGCCTCGGGGTCAGCCGCACGCCGATCCGCGAAGCGATCGCGATGCTGGAGCAGGATGGCTTCGTCAAGACGATGCCGCGTCGTGGCATCGTCGTCGTGCGCCGGACCAAGACCGAAATCGTCGACATGATCCGCGCCTGGGCGGCGCTGGAAAGCATGGCTGCGCGGCTGATCACCACGACCGCGCGCAAGAAGGACATCTCGGCGCTGCGCGACTTCTTCAAGGATTTCAACAAGGACCGGCTGCCGCAGGATCACGTCGAGGAATATTCGAAAGCCAACATCGCCTTCCATCAAGCGCTGATCTCGCTCAGCGAGTCACAGGTGCTGGTCGACATGACCAACGACATTCTTCTTCACGTGCGCGGCTACCGGCAGCTGACGATCGGACGGACCGACCGCACCGCGACCTCCCTGCCCGAGCACATGGCGATCATCGAGGCTCTCGAAGAACGCAATACCGAGCTCGCGGAGAAGCGCGCACGCGATCACACGCTGGGGCTGGCGGCCTATGTCGAAGCCCACGGCAAGGAACTGTTTACGTAG
- a CDS encoding acetyl coenzyme A synthetase (ADP forming)-like protein (product_source=TIGR02717; cath_funfam=3.30.470.20,3.40.50.261,3.40.50.720; cog=COG1042; pfam=PF13380,PF13549,PF13607,PF19045; smart=SM00881; superfamily=51735,52210,56059; tigrfam=TIGR02717), producing MSQSNLAKQVAVPSAKDSVRKVLDAVKADNRTSLTAPEGKLVCDAYGIPVPKEGVAKSAAEAAKMADGMGFPVVMKIVSPDILHKTEAGGVIVGVKTVAEAEKAYDTILANAKKYKADAKIEGIQIQQMLMGGTEVIIGSITDGSFGKLVAFGLGGVLVEVLKDVTFRLAPATNDDALSMLDGIQAAEMLHGVRGGDPANREALADIIVKVSQLVSDFPEMVELDLNPVFATKKDAIAADVRIVVDFDYKPRPAPRSNAEIVTAMNRIMMPKAVAVIGASAEDGKIGNSVMKNLINGGYKGEIYPIHPKAAEIMGRKAYKSVKDVPGVIDTAVFAIPAKFVAGALIECGEKKIPGAVLIPSGFAEANEPALQEEIVEIGKKYDVRLMGPNIYGFYYTPANLCATFCTAYDVKGSAALSSQSGGIGMAIIGFSRSAKMGVSAIVGLGNKSDIDEDDLLAFFEQDPNTTIIAQHCEDLKDGRAFAEAAKRVSKKKPVVVLKAGRTSAGAKAASSHTGALAGNDKIYEDVLKQSGVIRARSLRQLLEFARGIPVLPTPKGENVLIITGAGGSGVLLSDAVVDNGLSLMAMPPDLDAAFRKFIPPFGAAGNPVDITGGEPPITYVNTVKLGLTDERIHSLILGYWHTIVTPPMVFARNMVEIKNEMKAKGIEKPMVASLAGDVEVEEAAEYLYQNGIPAYAYSTELPVEVLGAKYKWARGAGLL from the coding sequence ATGTCCCAATCGAATCTCGCCAAGCAGGTTGCCGTGCCATCCGCGAAAGATTCCGTTCGCAAAGTTCTCGATGCGGTGAAAGCTGACAACCGCACCAGCCTCACCGCGCCTGAGGGCAAGCTGGTCTGCGACGCCTATGGCATCCCGGTGCCGAAGGAAGGCGTCGCGAAATCTGCCGCCGAAGCTGCCAAGATGGCGGATGGCATGGGCTTCCCGGTGGTGATGAAGATCGTCTCGCCGGACATCCTGCACAAGACGGAAGCTGGCGGCGTCATCGTCGGCGTCAAGACGGTTGCCGAGGCTGAGAAGGCCTACGACACCATTCTCGCCAATGCGAAGAAGTACAAGGCCGACGCCAAGATCGAAGGCATCCAGATCCAGCAGATGCTGATGGGCGGCACCGAGGTGATCATCGGCTCGATCACCGACGGCTCGTTCGGCAAGCTGGTGGCGTTTGGTCTCGGTGGCGTACTGGTCGAAGTCCTCAAGGACGTCACCTTCCGTCTCGCCCCGGCCACCAATGACGACGCACTGTCGATGCTCGACGGCATCCAGGCTGCCGAGATGCTGCACGGCGTCCGCGGCGGCGATCCGGCCAACCGCGAGGCACTGGCCGACATCATCGTCAAGGTGTCACAGCTGGTCAGCGATTTCCCCGAAATGGTCGAACTCGATCTCAACCCGGTATTCGCCACCAAGAAGGACGCCATCGCTGCCGACGTGCGCATCGTCGTCGATTTCGACTACAAGCCGCGTCCCGCGCCGCGCTCGAATGCCGAAATCGTCACCGCGATGAACCGCATCATGATGCCGAAGGCGGTCGCCGTGATCGGCGCCTCCGCTGAAGACGGCAAGATCGGTAATTCGGTGATGAAGAACCTGATCAACGGCGGCTACAAGGGCGAGATCTATCCGATCCATCCCAAGGCCGCCGAGATCATGGGCCGCAAGGCCTATAAGAGCGTCAAGGATGTGCCGGGCGTGATCGATACCGCGGTGTTCGCGATCCCCGCCAAATTCGTCGCCGGCGCGCTGATCGAATGCGGCGAGAAGAAAATTCCCGGCGCCGTGCTGATCCCATCGGGATTTGCCGAAGCCAACGAGCCCGCGCTGCAGGAAGAGATCGTCGAGATCGGCAAGAAGTACGACGTCCGCCTGATGGGGCCGAACATCTACGGCTTCTATTATACGCCGGCCAACCTCTGCGCCACCTTCTGCACCGCCTATGACGTCAAGGGCTCGGCGGCGCTGTCGTCGCAGTCCGGCGGCATCGGCATGGCGATCATCGGGTTCTCGCGCTCGGCGAAGATGGGCGTCTCTGCGATTGTCGGTCTCGGCAACAAGTCGGATATCGACGAGGACGATCTGCTCGCCTTCTTCGAGCAGGATCCGAACACCACGATCATCGCGCAGCATTGCGAGGATCTGAAGGACGGCCGTGCCTTCGCGGAAGCCGCCAAGCGGGTCTCCAAGAAGAAGCCGGTGGTCGTGCTGAAAGCTGGCCGCACCTCGGCCGGCGCCAAGGCAGCCTCGTCGCACACCGGCGCGCTCGCCGGCAACGACAAGATCTACGAGGACGTGCTGAAGCAGTCCGGCGTGATCCGCGCCCGGTCGCTGCGCCAGCTGCTGGAATTTGCCCGCGGCATTCCGGTGCTGCCGACGCCGAAGGGCGAGAACGTGCTGATCATCACCGGTGCCGGTGGTTCGGGCGTTCTGCTGTCGGATGCGGTGGTCGATAACGGCCTGTCGCTGATGGCGATGCCGCCGGATCTTGACGCCGCGTTCCGAAAATTCATTCCGCCGTTCGGCGCGGCCGGCAACCCCGTCGATATCACCGGTGGCGAGCCGCCGATCACCTACGTCAACACGGTGAAGCTCGGCCTCACGGATGAGCGTATCCACTCATTGATCCTCGGCTACTGGCACACCATCGTCACGCCGCCGATGGTGTTTGCGCGCAACATGGTAGAGATCAAGAACGAGATGAAGGCGAAGGGCATCGAGAAGCCGATGGTCGCCTCATTGGCCGGCGACGTCGAAGTCGAGGAGGCCGCGGAATATCTCTACCAGAACGGCATCCCGGCCTATGCCTATTCGACCGAACTGCCGGTCGAGGTGCTCGGCGCCAAGTACAAGTGGGCGAGGGGCGCAGGTCTGCTGTAA
- a CDS encoding nicotinate phosphoribosyltransferase (product_source=KO:K00763; cath_funfam=3.20.140.10; cog=COG1488; ko=KO:K00763; pfam=PF04095,PF17767; superfamily=51690; tigrfam=TIGR01514), with protein sequence MMDFATRVHNHNYRLDPIIRSLLDTDFYKFLMHQFIWMLYAKVPVTFGLINRTKTVRIADIIPEEVLRAQLDHARTLRFRENELIWLAGNRFYGRRDIFRPEYIDYLRSFRLPDYHLETIDGQYVLTFEGAWTDVTLWEIYALSIVSELRSRAAMASLDKFELDILYAQTKAKIWGKIQRLQAYPDLRLAEFGTRRRHSFLWQEWVTDAMANELGHTFVGTSNAHLAFKHSFEAIGTNSHELPMVAACLANTDEELKAAQYDVLAKWQEVYDGELLIILPDTFGMTQFLRDAPDWAADWTGMRMDSKEPVAAGEEIIAWYASRGEDPRKKRAMFSDGLEVDSMIDLHQKFRGRVRESFGWGTMATNDFRGSHPRGLDTLDPISLVCKVTSANGRTAVKLSDNPAKATGSPQEIERYTRIFGQDGFARHAVVV encoded by the coding sequence ATGATGGATTTCGCCACCCGGGTTCACAATCACAATTACAGGCTCGACCCGATCATCCGGTCGCTGCTGGATACAGACTTCTACAAATTCCTGATGCACCAGTTCATCTGGATGCTCTACGCCAAGGTGCCGGTCACCTTCGGCCTGATCAACCGGACCAAGACGGTCCGGATCGCCGACATCATCCCGGAAGAGGTGCTGCGCGCCCAGCTCGACCATGCCCGCACGCTGCGGTTTCGCGAGAACGAGTTGATCTGGCTGGCGGGTAACCGCTTCTACGGCCGCCGCGACATCTTTCGTCCGGAATATATCGATTACCTGCGCAGCTTCCGGCTGCCCGATTATCACCTCGAGACCATCGATGGCCAGTATGTGTTGACCTTCGAGGGCGCCTGGACCGACGTGACGCTGTGGGAGATCTATGCCCTGTCGATCGTCAGCGAGTTGCGCTCCCGCGCGGCGATGGCGTCGCTCGACAAGTTTGAGCTCGACATTCTCTACGCCCAGACCAAGGCGAAGATCTGGGGCAAGATCCAGCGCCTGCAGGCCTACCCTGATCTTCGGCTAGCCGAATTCGGAACCCGGCGGCGGCACAGTTTCCTGTGGCAGGAGTGGGTCACCGATGCGATGGCCAATGAACTCGGCCACACTTTTGTGGGCACATCCAATGCCCACCTCGCCTTCAAGCACTCCTTCGAGGCCATCGGCACCAACTCGCACGAATTGCCGATGGTAGCAGCATGCCTCGCCAACACCGACGAAGAACTGAAAGCGGCGCAATACGACGTGCTGGCGAAATGGCAGGAGGTCTATGATGGCGAACTGCTGATCATCCTGCCCGACACGTTTGGCATGACCCAGTTCCTGCGCGACGCGCCGGACTGGGCTGCCGACTGGACCGGCATGCGCATGGACTCCAAGGAGCCGGTGGCGGCGGGCGAGGAAATCATCGCCTGGTACGCTTCGCGCGGCGAAGATCCGCGCAAGAAGCGCGCGATGTTCAGCGACGGCCTGGAGGTGGATTCGATGATCGACCTGCACCAGAAATTCCGCGGCCGGGTCCGCGAGAGCTTTGGCTGGGGCACCATGGCCACCAACGATTTCCGCGGCTCGCATCCGCGCGGCCTCGATACGCTCGATCCGATCAGCCTGGTCTGCAAGGTCACGTCAGCCAACGGTCGCACCGCCGTCAAGCTGTCGGACAATCCGGCGAAAGCAACCGGTAGTCCGCAGGAGATCGAACGCTACACGCGGATATTTGGGCAGGATGGCTTCGCGCGGCACGCGGTGGTGGTTTAG
- a CDS encoding kynurenine formamidase (product_source=COG1878; cath_funfam=3.50.30.50; cog=COG1878; pfam=PF04199; superfamily=102198) produces MKVVDLSHVMNIHTPGWVGYAGNKMYYAQNLQTQMIVAQRIETALHAGTHFDGAMHATDGRKGDMASLPLDYLFNKGVVVDISNQVQDWSVITPEMLEKSGADIREGDILILHTGWHKYYEGQPQQDLVKYFCYHPGPNLDTLHWMLKKKIKWFGMDTGSCDHAMNTSIRNMRPDIAAQFTKQHGKTPAEFFGTFEYKHKLSGRHVTADMFPFHNYAFQEGLLHAENIGGDIELMLNQRCLIGAFPWRYDGLESCPCRILCFTDTGDAGVEAMGNAAKAIMTS; encoded by the coding sequence ATGAAAGTCGTCGATCTCTCTCACGTCATGAACATCCATACGCCGGGCTGGGTCGGCTACGCTGGAAACAAGATGTATTACGCGCAGAACCTGCAGACCCAGATGATCGTGGCGCAGCGGATCGAGACCGCGCTGCATGCCGGCACCCATTTCGACGGCGCGATGCACGCCACCGACGGCCGCAAGGGCGACATGGCCTCGCTGCCGCTGGATTATCTGTTCAACAAGGGAGTCGTCGTCGACATCTCAAACCAGGTCCAGGACTGGTCGGTGATCACGCCGGAGATGCTGGAGAAATCCGGCGCCGACATCCGCGAGGGCGACATTCTCATCCTGCATACCGGCTGGCACAAATATTACGAAGGCCAGCCGCAGCAGGATCTGGTGAAGTATTTCTGCTACCATCCGGGTCCGAACCTCGACACCCTGCACTGGATGCTGAAGAAGAAGATCAAGTGGTTCGGCATGGACACCGGCTCCTGCGATCACGCCATGAACACCTCGATCCGCAACATGCGGCCGGATATCGCTGCGCAGTTCACCAAGCAGCACGGCAAGACGCCGGCGGAGTTCTTCGGCACCTTCGAATACAAGCACAAGCTGTCGGGCCGGCATGTCACCGCCGACATGTTTCCGTTCCACAACTACGCGTTCCAGGAAGGCTTGCTGCACGCCGAGAACATCGGCGGCGATATCGAACTGATGCTGAACCAGCGTTGCCTGATCGGCGCATTCCCGTGGCGTTATGACGGGCTGGAGTCCTGCCCGTGCCGCATCCTCTGCTTCACCGACACCGGCGATGCGGGCGTCGAAGCCATGGGCAACGCCGCCAAGGCGATCATGACAAGCTGA
- a CDS encoding hypothetical protein (product_source=Hypo-rule applied): MRAQRVFRVRGEALHSTISSVRGSENPLTPAPLPVKNGERERIRASDVFQLVMIALAALPMASTPASPVSVKQRMRHGQDSSPS; this comes from the coding sequence ATGCGAGCGCAGCGAGTATTTCGGGTGAGGGGCGAGGCACTGCACTCAACCATCTCCAGCGTTCGCGGCTCGGAAAACCCCCTCACCCCAGCCCCTCTCCCCGTGAAGAACGGGGAGAGGGAACGCATCCGAGCGAGTGACGTGTTTCAGCTTGTCATGATCGCCTTGGCGGCGTTGCCCATGGCTTCGACGCCCGCATCGCCGGTGTCGGTGAAGCAGAGGATGCGGCACGGGCAGGACTCCAGCCCGTCATAA
- a CDS encoding NitT/TauT family transport system ATP-binding protein (product_source=KO:K02049; cath_funfam=3.40.50.300; cog=COG1116; ko=KO:K02049; pfam=PF00005; smart=SM00382; superfamily=52540) → MSASAAIEIAKLRKVFRQTTSGQSVVAINQLTLRIDPGELVAIVGQTGCGKSTLFDLLIGLEHPTGGSITIGGQTPYDDFNHFRGRIATIFQQDRLFPWRSSLDNVKLPLELIGIPENVQHERAMSWLKRLGLEKFADAYPRELSGGMRQRVAIARAFAVQPEILLADESFSALDEVTAGELRKTFVELAREFHSTAILITHQLEEAMSVGDRIVVFGKSAALLADVRMSDWGRAEYPVLREAIQNTLQANQPDPRLTRT, encoded by the coding sequence ATGAGCGCATCGGCCGCGATCGAAATCGCAAAACTCCGAAAAGTGTTTCGCCAGACCACATCGGGGCAATCGGTGGTGGCGATCAACCAGCTCACGCTACGCATCGACCCCGGAGAATTAGTTGCCATCGTCGGCCAGACCGGCTGTGGCAAATCCACCTTGTTCGATCTGCTGATCGGGCTTGAGCATCCTACCGGCGGCAGCATCACCATCGGCGGCCAGACGCCCTATGACGACTTCAATCATTTTAGAGGACGCATCGCGACGATCTTCCAGCAGGACCGGCTGTTTCCGTGGCGGTCGAGCCTCGACAACGTCAAACTGCCGCTGGAATTGATCGGCATCCCCGAGAATGTCCAGCACGAACGCGCAATGAGCTGGCTGAAGCGGCTGGGCCTTGAGAAGTTTGCCGATGCCTATCCGCGCGAACTGTCCGGCGGCATGCGCCAGCGCGTCGCCATCGCGCGCGCCTTTGCGGTGCAGCCGGAAATCCTGCTGGCGGATGAATCCTTCAGCGCGCTCGATGAAGTCACCGCCGGCGAGTTACGGAAAACCTTCGTCGAACTGGCGCGCGAATTTCACAGCACGGCGATCCTGATCACCCACCAACTCGAGGAAGCCATGTCCGTGGGTGACCGCATCGTCGTATTCGGCAAGTCAGCGGCGCTGCTGGCCGATGTCCGGATGTCGGACTGGGGCCGTGCAGAGTATCCCGTCCTCCGTGAAGCGATCCAGAATACCCTGCAGGCCAACCAGCCCGACCCGCGGCTAACGCGGACTTAA
- a CDS encoding NitT/TauT family transport system permease protein (product_source=KO:K02050; cath_funfam=1.10.3720.10; cog=COG0600; ko=KO:K02050; pfam=PF00528; superfamily=161098; transmembrane_helix_parts=Outside_1_40,TMhelix_41_63,Inside_64_75,TMhelix_76_98,Outside_99_112,TMhelix_113_132,Inside_133_138,TMhelix_139_156,Outside_157_177,TMhelix_178_197,Inside_198_203,TMhelix_204_226,Outside_227_235,TMhelix_236_255,Inside_256_266) translates to MPPDEARPATPFEEPRRSLLISSLPREATVSIAVFAAVWQMMSYLAPALGIPAFAIPGLGRIAKSLATIAPLDIAVTLGRVLLSLVVSFAVGLVVAIVMYLSESVEKYLRPMVRILMAVPVVSWILFAVLWFKGVEFRIVFVLVVVCAPVFTVDALDNMREVSKELKQMIRSFRPTSLQFFHKLMLPAITPGLITSWKITLSLAIRVVTIAELVGAVTGIGHQLSVAQELFSVADVFAWTLVLVVLLFFLEALLVRLETRVLRWRA, encoded by the coding sequence ATGCCCCCTGATGAGGCCCGCCCTGCTACGCCGTTTGAGGAACCTCGCCGCTCGCTGTTGATCAGCAGCCTGCCGCGCGAGGCGACCGTATCGATCGCGGTGTTCGCCGCGGTCTGGCAGATGATGTCCTATCTGGCGCCGGCGCTCGGCATTCCGGCCTTCGCGATTCCCGGCCTCGGCCGCATCGCCAAGAGCCTTGCGACCATCGCGCCGCTCGACATCGCGGTGACACTCGGCCGCGTGCTGCTTTCGCTGGTGGTGTCGTTCGCCGTCGGCCTTGTGGTGGCGATCGTGATGTATCTGTCCGAGAGCGTGGAAAAATATCTGCGGCCGATGGTGCGCATCCTGATGGCGGTGCCGGTGGTGTCGTGGATCCTGTTCGCGGTGCTGTGGTTCAAAGGCGTCGAATTCCGCATCGTCTTCGTGCTGGTGGTGGTCTGCGCGCCAGTGTTCACCGTCGATGCGCTCGACAACATGCGTGAGGTCTCCAAGGAGCTGAAGCAGATGATCCGCTCGTTCCGGCCGACGTCGCTGCAGTTCTTCCACAAGCTGATGCTGCCGGCGATCACGCCGGGCCTCATCACCAGTTGGAAGATCACCCTCAGCCTCGCCATTCGGGTCGTGACCATCGCCGAACTGGTCGGCGCGGTGACCGGGATCGGGCATCAATTGTCGGTGGCGCAGGAATTGTTTTCGGTCGCCGACGTCTTCGCCTGGACGCTGGTGCTGGTCGTGCTGCTGTTTTTCCTCGAAGCCCTGCTCGTCCGCCTCGAGACTCGCGTGCTGCGGTGGCGGGCATGA
- a CDS encoding ABC-type nitrate/sulfonate/bicarbonate transport system substrate-binding protein (product_source=COG0715; cath_funfam=3.40.190.10; cleavage_site_network=SignalP-noTM; cog=COG0715; pfam=PF09084; superfamily=53850) codes for MTRLSRRAFTLGTAATLMGTTMATVSRAQPIPKIRVGSLTLPVFAPIIVNIMKARSFDTKNGFEADVQVYPSFSAYYAGLATGEIDTLIGGPTYFQKLRLEGVPLRIIATGATLADLVLVARDPAIKSLADLKGKQLAADMGSGQFQILSIYARSNKIDLAKDMTLVNANFAVARAQLAASRVDAAMIIEPIATMMMKDDPALKIIFNANDAWKQLTGNTGWELVYAMREDAIKKVPDAPQKFVAALQDVTSYLRTDPDGADRIAVETVKLPPGILKEAVLAKRWDFDAKPAWGAERKGIWDTFERAVAAGFHPKLPDEAIIYAP; via the coding sequence ATGACCCGACTTTCACGACGCGCCTTTACATTGGGCACGGCTGCTACGTTGATGGGCACGACGATGGCGACGGTATCCCGCGCCCAGCCGATACCAAAGATCCGCGTCGGCAGCCTGACGCTTCCGGTGTTCGCGCCAATCATCGTCAACATCATGAAGGCGCGCAGCTTCGACACCAAGAACGGCTTCGAGGCCGACGTTCAGGTCTATCCATCGTTCTCCGCTTACTATGCAGGCCTTGCGACCGGCGAGATCGACACGCTAATCGGCGGCCCCACCTATTTCCAGAAACTGCGCCTTGAAGGCGTACCGCTGCGGATTATCGCGACCGGTGCAACGCTCGCGGACCTTGTGCTGGTCGCGCGCGATCCCGCAATCAAGTCTCTCGCAGACCTGAAAGGCAAGCAGCTCGCCGCGGATATGGGCAGCGGCCAGTTCCAGATCCTGTCGATCTACGCCAGATCGAACAAGATCGACCTCGCCAAGGACATGACGCTGGTCAACGCCAATTTCGCAGTCGCGCGCGCGCAGCTCGCGGCGAGCCGCGTCGATGCCGCGATGATCATCGAGCCGATCGCTACCATGATGATGAAGGACGACCCGGCGCTGAAGATCATTTTCAACGCCAATGACGCCTGGAAACAGCTCACCGGCAACACCGGCTGGGAACTGGTCTATGCGATGCGTGAAGACGCCATCAAGAAGGTGCCGGACGCGCCGCAAAAATTCGTTGCCGCGTTGCAGGACGTCACCAGCTACCTGCGTACCGATCCCGATGGCGCCGATCGCATTGCCGTGGAAACAGTAAAATTGCCGCCCGGCATCTTGAAGGAAGCCGTGCTCGCAAAACGCTGGGATTTCGATGCCAAACCGGCATGGGGAGCAGAACGCAAGGGGATCTGGGACACGTTTGAGCGCGCGGTAGCCGCAGGTTTTCATCCCAAGCTGCCAGATGAAGCCATCATCTATGCCCCCTGA